One window from the genome of Oryza glaberrima chromosome 3, OglaRS2, whole genome shotgun sequence encodes:
- the LOC127768654 gene encoding probable glutathione peroxidase 4: MGAAESVPETSIHEFTVKDCNGKEVSLEMYKGKVLIVVNVASKCGFTETNYTQLTELYQKHRDKDFEILAFPCNQFLRQEPGSDQQIKDFACTRFKAEYPVFQKVRVNGPDAAPLYKFLKASKPGLFGSRIKWNFTKFLIDKNGKVINRYSTATSPLSFEKDILKALED; encoded by the exons atGGGGGCGGCGGAATCCGTGCCGGAGACCTCCATACACGAATTCACCGTCAAG gATTGCAACGGCAAGGAGGTGAGCCTGGAGATGTACAAGGGGAAGGTGCTTATCGTCGTCAACGTCGCCTCCAAATG TGGGTTCACGGAGACCAACTACACGCAGCTGACGGAGCTCTATCAGAAACACAGGGACAAAG ATTTTGAGATTCTAGCATTTCCCTGCAATCAGTTCTTGCGACAAGAGCCAGGATCTGACCAGCAAATAAAGGATTTTGCTTGCACAAGATTTAAAGCTGAATATCCCGTTTTTCAGAAG GTGCGTGTAAATGGTCCTGATGCTGCACCACTTTACAAATTTTTGAAAGCTAGCAAGCCTGGCTTGTTTGGATCTAGAATCAAGTGGAACTTTACCAAATTTCTTATTGATAAGAATGGCAAAGTCATTAACAGATACTCGACTGCGACCAGTCCCTTGTCTTTTGag AAAGACATCCTGAAGGCGCTCGAGGATTAG
- the LOC127767722 gene encoding rhomboid-like protein 19 produces the protein MSASSASTLPPVGKSGFTKLCKGLAVVLFLGHIVIRLFPSAVTYLALIPSRTIPFAWNLVTSGYIEQTIPGVIVSIVGLLVLGKVLEPLWGAKELLKFIFLVNLSTSACVFVTAIVLYYITQQEIYLYTPLSGFYGVLSGFLVGIKQILPDQEITLFLLNIKAKWIPSLVAFISVSLSFFMKDSVSYIPIILFGIYLSWIYLRYFQKRLEAGLKGDPSDEFSFSSFFPEFLRPVLDPIASVFHTLVCGRSERSEANDQTLDGLLPGSYSIEANRRRERGQRALEQRLAEKLAAVRSSEATLHHHHHHHQQQDEDDASDKV, from the exons ATGAGCGCCTCCTCCGCTTCGACTCTGCCCCCG GTCGGGAAATCCGGGTTCACCAAGCTGTGCAAGGGCCTCGCCGTCGTCTTGTTCCTCGGCCACATCGTGATCCGGCTGTTCCCTTCAGCTGTCACCTACCTCGCGCTTATTCCCTCCAG GACAATCCCATTTGCTTGGAACCTTGTAACTTCAGGCTATATTGAGCAAACAATTCCAGGG GTGATTGTCAGCATAGTTGGTCTTCTTGTTTTGGGAAAAGTGTTGGAGCCTTTGTGGGGTGCTAAGGAATTACTAAAGTTCATTTTTCTTGTCAATCTCTCAACTTCGGCTTGTGTCTTTGTAACAGCTATTGTTTTGTACTACATAACACAGCAGGAGATCTACCT TTACACGCCTCTTTCTGGGTTCTATGGAGTTCTTTCAGGATTTCTGGTGGGTATCAAGCAAATTTTACCTGATCAAGAGATTACTCTTTTCCTGCTGAATATTAAAGCAAAG TGGATTCCATCTCTTGTTGCATTTATTTCGGTTTCCCTAAGCTTCTTCATGAAGGATTCAGTGTCATACATCCCAATTATATTATTTGGCATCTACCTGAGCTGGATTTACCTGCGTTACTTCCAAAAGAGGCTAGAAGCAGGCTTAAAGGGGGACCCAAGTGATGAATTCTCATTCTCAAGCTTCTTCCCTGAATTTTTGAG ACCAGTTTTGGACCCAATAGCATCTGTGTTCCATACACTTGTTTGTGGACGATCCGAAAGATCTGAAGCCAATGATCAAACACTGGATGGACTGTTACCTGGTTCATATTCTATTGAGGCAAACCGTAGAAG AGAAAGGGGTCAAAGGGCACTTGAGCAAAGATTGGCTGAAAAGCTGGCTGCGGTGAGGAGCTCAGAGGCCAcgcttcaccaccaccaccaccaccaccagcagcaggaCGAGGATGATGCTTCAGATAAAGTCTGA